A stretch of the Psychroserpens sp. Hel_I_66 genome encodes the following:
- a CDS encoding helix-turn-helix domain-containing protein — protein sequence MTKQVLQIENTNESKFIPKLIGEIKLALKQDSQYQKDDEILLTREETAKLLSISLVTLWKYTKDNLFPAYRIGAKVRYKKSEVLLALKKMNQF from the coding sequence ATGACAAAGCAAGTTTTACAAATTGAAAACACCAATGAATCTAAATTTATTCCCAAACTCATAGGGGAAATTAAATTGGCTCTTAAACAAGATTCACAGTATCAAAAGGACGACGAAATTTTATTGACCAGAGAAGAAACTGCTAAATTACTTTCTATTTCACTCGTAACTCTTTGGAAATACACGAAAGATAATTTATTCCCAGCTTATCGTATTGGAGCAAAAGTAAGATATAAGAAAAGTGAGGTGCTACTTGCTTTGAAAAAAATGAATCAATTTTAA
- a CDS encoding tyrosine-type recombinase/integrase, whose product MTIKFFIVKGKKKYSSIYIRFWDSNRIDQKVRTGINVEPKNWSISKQRIKINSSTLNVDILNSQLSKLEKFIFDNYNLEYNTSKHISKIWLKENVSIFFNRTSVDESSKVYFVDWVELFVKGAEERLFNGAKLKKRSLNNYSTTLSKLQAFENHSKQKLRFEDIDLTFHSKFISYCVNEEKLSNNTIGSIVSRIKTFCRNAEMDGLPINPKYKHRDFNLPKNDTIDTYLNDEEINLIYNHDFSSSERLDNTRDLFVIGLRTGLRISDLLRISKENIFNNVINITTHKTNQNLTIPIHPQFKSILEKREGKLPPKISSQKFNIYIKEICRDVGINQLTPGYKMDPETKRKKFDHYPKYELITSHSCRRSFCSVLFLSGDIDNSTIMAATGHKSIAQFTHYVKASQDEHIKKISEYWDRQNNKFDKL is encoded by the coding sequence ATGACTATTAAGTTTTTCATTGTTAAAGGTAAAAAAAAGTACAGCAGTATATACATACGTTTTTGGGATAGCAATAGAATCGACCAAAAAGTACGAACTGGAATTAATGTTGAACCTAAAAATTGGTCTATATCAAAACAGCGGATTAAAATAAATTCTTCAACTCTTAATGTAGATATATTAAATAGCCAATTGTCTAAGTTGGAAAAATTCATTTTTGATAATTATAATTTGGAGTATAATACTTCTAAACACATTTCTAAGATTTGGCTTAAGGAGAATGTAAGTATATTTTTTAACAGAACGTCTGTTGATGAAAGCTCTAAGGTATATTTTGTCGATTGGGTAGAGTTATTCGTTAAAGGAGCAGAGGAACGCTTGTTTAATGGAGCAAAATTAAAGAAACGATCACTTAATAATTATAGTACAACCTTGTCGAAATTACAAGCTTTTGAAAACCATAGTAAGCAAAAATTAAGGTTTGAGGATATCGATTTAACTTTTCATAGTAAATTTATTTCATATTGTGTCAATGAAGAAAAGTTAAGTAACAATACTATAGGTTCCATTGTTTCAAGAATTAAAACGTTTTGTCGAAATGCAGAAATGGATGGTTTACCAATAAACCCAAAATATAAGCATAGGGATTTTAACTTGCCTAAAAACGATACTATCGACACCTATCTTAATGATGAAGAAATTAATCTTATATATAATCACGATTTTAGTTCTTCAGAACGCTTAGACAACACTAGAGACTTATTTGTGATAGGATTACGAACTGGTTTGAGAATATCGGATCTTTTAAGGATATCAAAAGAAAACATCTTTAATAATGTTATTAATATAACCACACACAAAACCAATCAAAACTTAACTATACCAATACATCCTCAATTCAAATCAATTTTAGAAAAAAGGGAAGGTAAACTACCGCCAAAGATATCAAGTCAGAAATTTAATATTTATATAAAAGAAATTTGTAGAGATGTAGGTATAAACCAATTAACTCCCGGTTACAAAATGGATCCAGAAACAAAGCGTAAAAAGTTTGACCATTATCCAAAATATGAGCTAATTACTAGCCATAGTTGTAGACGCAGTTTTTGTAGCGTTTTGTTTCTATCTGGTGATATTGATAATAGTACAATCATGGCAGCAACTGGACATAAGTCAATTGCTCAATTTACCCATTATGTAAAGGCTTCTCAAGATGAACACATCAAAAAAATTAGTGAGTATTGGGACAGGCAAAATAACAAATTTGATAAACTATGA
- a CDS encoding HupE/UreJ family protein — translation MIDQFLSNFQDGVYHILNINAYDHILFLIVLTVPYLFKDWKRIFILISIFTAGHCISLALTTYDIINVNIKLIEFLIPITIIIVAIFNVFTSGKKSHGTTIGLVFFATLFFGLIHGLGFLTTFERLISSSENKLLALLEIGLGIEVGQLFIAFIVIFVSFLCQTIFRFSKRDWVMVTSSIVIGCLIPILIKSELFS, via the coding sequence ATGATAGACCAATTTCTGTCAAATTTTCAAGATGGTGTTTACCATATTCTCAATATAAATGCCTACGATCACATTTTATTTTTAATCGTGCTCACAGTGCCTTACTTGTTTAAGGATTGGAAACGTATCTTTATACTAATTTCAATATTTACAGCAGGTCACTGCATTTCCCTTGCGTTGACTACCTACGACATAATCAATGTAAATATCAAACTTATAGAGTTTCTTATCCCAATTACAATCATTATAGTAGCTATATTTAATGTATTTACATCTGGTAAAAAATCTCATGGCACAACAATAGGGCTTGTCTTTTTTGCAACTCTTTTTTTTGGTCTCATTCATGGTCTAGGATTTTTAACTACGTTTGAGCGTTTAATTTCTTCTTCGGAAAATAAGCTATTAGCTCTTTTAGAAATTGGTCTGGGTATTGAAGTTGGACAACTCTTTATTGCCTTTATCGTGATTTTTGTGAGTTTTCTTTGTCAAACTATTTTTAGATTCTCAAAGCGTGATTGGGTAATGGTAACATCTTCAATTGTGATAGGTTGTTTGATCCCTATTTTGATAAAAAGTGAATTATTTTCATAG
- a CDS encoding deoxycytidylate deaminase: MSKKKQLRYDKAYLRIAKEWGKLSHCKRKQVGAIIVKDRMIISDGYNGTPTGFENYCEDDEGYTKWYVLHAEANAILKVAASTQSCKGATLYITLSPCKDCSKLIHQAGIIRVVYHQGYKDDSGLQFLEKAGIQIELIEDVTV; encoded by the coding sequence ATGTCCAAGAAAAAACAATTACGTTACGACAAGGCTTATTTAAGAATTGCGAAAGAATGGGGTAAACTATCCCACTGTAAACGTAAGCAGGTTGGCGCGATAATTGTAAAAGATAGAATGATCATATCAGATGGTTACAATGGTACACCAACAGGTTTTGAGAATTATTGTGAAGATGATGAAGGCTACACAAAGTGGTACGTGTTACATGCTGAGGCTAATGCCATTTTAAAAGTGGCAGCCTCAACACAATCCTGTAAGGGTGCCACGTTATACATTACGCTATCGCCATGTAAGGATTGTAGTAAACTCATCCATCAAGCGGGAATTATTAGAGTAGTTTACCACCAAGGTTATAAGGATGATTCCGGATTGCAATTTTTAGAAAAAGCAGGCATACAAATAGAATTAATTGAAGATGTAACAGTATAA
- a CDS encoding S41 family peptidase, whose product MTFNKKYIPLIIGVAIAIGIFIGGNLNFTDTSDRLFTSNSKKDKLNRLIDYIDYEYVDDVNTDSIVDVTVNGILDNLDPHSTYIPKSELERVTNNMKGDFVGLGVNFYTYKDTITVIRTIKDGPSEKAGIKAGDRILMADGDSIFGKEWSNADIISKLRGEKGSKVKITVYRKGENKLLEFKVKRDIVPIKSVDAAYMLTDKLGYIKINRFAESTYKEFKDALDILQNQGATQLALDLRDNPGGFLGIAEQIVDEFLEDDKLILFTKNKSGKVEKSFATSKGDFEEGEIYILINESSASASEIVAGALQDNDKGTIVGRRSYGKGLVQREMSLGDGSAVRLTVSRYYTPTGRSIQRPYDNGKSNDYYNDYNKRLRSGEFEDAEQIEIADSLKFKTPKGKIVYGGGGIIPDIFVPLNTTSNNETLNYLKRREYISNFVFEELDKDRSFYDNVTTNDFIANFEVSDDIVIKFQNFVNYRERTNITFVAYHEQMKRLIKSELAQQLYGSNAAEKIINETDDMIEEVIMLSRGNDYFEVNLSEQN is encoded by the coding sequence ATGACGTTTAACAAAAAATACATTCCGCTAATTATTGGAGTTGCAATTGCAATAGGTATTTTTATTGGCGGAAATCTAAACTTTACAGATACTTCAGATCGTTTATTTACTTCAAACAGCAAAAAAGACAAACTCAACAGACTTATAGATTACATTGATTATGAGTACGTTGACGATGTCAATACAGATAGTATTGTCGATGTTACGGTAAATGGTATTTTAGATAATCTTGATCCACATTCTACATACATTCCTAAAAGTGAATTGGAGCGCGTTACCAATAACATGAAAGGTGATTTTGTAGGTTTAGGAGTCAATTTCTACACTTACAAAGACACCATAACCGTTATAAGAACCATTAAAGATGGTCCAAGTGAAAAAGCCGGTATTAAAGCAGGAGACCGCATTTTAATGGCAGATGGAGATTCTATCTTTGGGAAAGAATGGAGCAACGCAGATATTATCTCTAAACTAAGAGGAGAAAAAGGCTCTAAAGTAAAAATCACGGTTTACCGTAAAGGTGAAAATAAACTTCTCGAGTTTAAAGTTAAAAGAGACATCGTACCAATTAAAAGTGTAGATGCTGCTTACATGCTTACCGATAAATTAGGTTACATAAAAATAAATAGGTTTGCAGAGTCCACATATAAGGAATTTAAAGATGCTCTGGATATTCTTCAAAATCAAGGCGCGACCCAGTTAGCTCTTGACTTACGCGATAATCCTGGAGGGTTTTTAGGTATTGCAGAGCAAATTGTAGATGAGTTTTTAGAAGATGACAAACTCATATTGTTCACTAAAAACAAAAGCGGAAAAGTTGAAAAAAGCTTCGCTACGAGCAAAGGTGATTTTGAAGAGGGTGAAATTTATATTCTTATCAACGAAAGTTCTGCATCGGCAAGTGAGATTGTTGCAGGTGCATTGCAGGATAACGACAAAGGCACTATTGTTGGACGACGAAGTTATGGCAAAGGCCTGGTGCAACGCGAAATGTCTCTGGGAGATGGTAGTGCTGTGCGATTAACGGTTTCTAGATATTACACACCCACTGGTCGTTCTATTCAAAGACCATATGATAACGGAAAAAGCAACGATTATTACAATGATTACAACAAACGCCTTAGAAGCGGTGAGTTTGAGGATGCAGAGCAAATTGAAATTGCAGACTCCTTAAAATTTAAAACTCCAAAAGGCAAGATTGTCTATGGTGGAGGTGGGATAATTCCCGATATTTTTGTTCCGTTAAATACAACTTCAAATAATGAAACCTTAAACTACCTCAAAAGACGGGAATACATAAGTAATTTTGTTTTTGAAGAATTAGATAAAGATCGTAGTTTTTATGATAATGTTACCACCAATGACTTCATTGCCAATTTTGAGGTTAGCGATGATATTGTCATAAAATTTCAGAATTTCGTGAATTATCGAGAGCGAACCAATATAACGTTTGTAGCTTACCATGAGCAAATGAAACGTCTTATAAAATCTGAATTGGCCCAACAGCTCTACGGAAGCAATGCTGCTGAAAAAATCATTAACGAAACAGATGATATGATTGAGGAAGTGATTATGCTAAGTCGAGGCAACGACTACTTTGAGGTCAATCTTTCCGAACAAAATTAA
- a CDS encoding FAD-dependent oxidoreductase, whose translation MYDALIIGGGAAGMSCALVLGSAKPKPFADGKHIGIITHQRTSHLQNALFNNVLGLTPGTLGADILESGKTQLQELYPHVDQIDKEKVSSVLSSSEGFTVTTNKNIYHSRTVVITVGYTNLLTIKGLENYVEPHPRAAIEKNRIWLKNEDHLITKGLYVAGTLAGWRSQYAIACGSGAQVATDILTLWNNGQHTKVHDKV comes from the coding sequence CTCTAGTTTTAGGCTCAGCAAAACCGAAACCTTTTGCAGATGGAAAACACATTGGTATTATAACGCACCAAAGAACATCTCATTTGCAAAATGCACTGTTTAATAATGTTTTAGGATTAACTCCAGGTACTTTGGGAGCAGACATTTTAGAAAGCGGGAAAACGCAACTTCAAGAACTGTACCCACATGTCGATCAAATTGATAAAGAAAAAGTGAGCTCGGTTTTAAGTTCTTCGGAAGGATTTACCGTCACAACAAATAAAAACATTTACCATTCAAGAACGGTCGTCATAACTGTTGGCTATACAAATTTATTGACCATTAAAGGGCTGGAGAACTACGTTGAGCCACACCCAAGAGCAGCTATTGAAAAAAACCGAATTTGGTTAAAAAATGAAGATCATTTAATCACAAAAGGTCTTTATGTGGCAGGAACTTTAGCAGGTTGGAGAAGCCAGTATGCAATTGCATGTGGAAGTGGAGCACAAGTGGCAACCGATATTTTGACATTGTGGAACAACGGTCAACATACCAAAGTACACGATAAAGTTTAA